A single region of the Raphanus sativus cultivar WK10039 chromosome 1, ASM80110v3, whole genome shotgun sequence genome encodes:
- the LOC108810167 gene encoding nucleolar GTP-binding protein 1 encodes MVQYNFKKITVVPNGKDFIDIILSRTQRQTPTVVHKGYKINRLRQFYMRKVKYTQTNFHEKLSAIIEEFPRLNQIHPFYGDLLHVLYNKDHYKLALGQVNTARNLISKIAKDYVKLLKYGDSLYRCKCLKVAALGRMCTVLKRITPSLAYLEQIRQHMARLPSIDPNTRTVLICGYPNVGKSSFMNKVTRADVDVQPYAFTTKSLFVGHTDYKYLRYQVIDTPGILDRPFEDRNIIEMCSITALAHLRAAVLFFLDISGSCGYTIAQQAALFHSIKSLFMNKPLVIVCNKTDLMPMENISEEDRKLIEEMKAEAMKTAMGASEEAVLLKMSTLTEEGVMSVKNAACERLLDQRVEAKMKSKKINDHLNRFHVALPKPRDNMERPACIPQVVLEAKAEEAAAEKEKRKTEKDLEEENGGAGVYSASLRKHYILHHEEWKDDIMPEILDGHNVADFIDPDVLLRVEELEREEEMRLASAEEDDSDMDGEELTEEQKQQLAKIRNKKAVLIREHRLKKTVAQNRSTVPRKFDKDKKYTTKRMGRELSSLGLDPSSAVDRARSKSRGRKRDRSEDAAGDDAMEVDDEQQANKKLRVRSRSRSMSIARSQSRPPPHEVVPGEGFKDSTQKKAALKISNSSHKKRDKNARRGEADRVIPTLRPKHLFSGKRGKGKTDRR; translated from the coding sequence ATGGTGCAGTATAATTTCAAGAAGATCACGGTCGTTCCCAATGGCAAAGACTTCATCGACATCATCCTCTCACGTACCCAGCGTCAGACCCCAACCGTAGTCCACAAGGGCTACAAGATCAACCGTCTTCGTCAGTTCTACATGAGGAAAGTCAAGTACACTCAGACCAACTTCCACGAGAAGCTCTCCGCAATCATCGAAGAGTTCCCCCGCCTCAATCAGATCCATCCTTTCTACGGAGATCTTCTCCACGTCCTCTACAACAAGGATCACTACAAGCTCGCCCTAGGGCAAGTCAACACCGCCAGGAACTTGATCAGCAAGATTGCGAAAGATTACGTGAAGCTGCTCAAGTATGGTGATTCTCTGTACCGGTGCAAGTGTCTGAAAGTGGCTGCTCTTGGTCGTATGTGCACTGTTTTGAAGCGGATCACTCCTAGTTTGGCTTACCTCGAGCAGATCAGGCAGCACATGGCGAGGCTTCCTTCTATTGACCCCAACACTCGTACTGTTTTGATTTGTGGGTATCCTAACGTGGGGAAGAGTTCTTTCATGAACAAAGTTACCAGAGCTGATGTTGATGTCCAGCCTTATGCCTTCACCACGAAGTCTCTGTTCGTTGGTCATACCGATTACAAGTACTTGAGGTATCAGGTCATTGACACCCCTGGGATTTTGGACAGGCCTTTTGAGGACAGGAACATCATCGAGATGTGTAGTATCACTGCCTTGGCGCATCTTCGAGCTGCTGTTTTGTTCTTTCTGGACATTTCGGGGTCGTGTGGTTACACAATTGCTCAGCAGGCTGCGCTTTTCCACAGCATTAAGTCTCTGTTTATGAACAAGCCTTTGGTGATTGTGTGCAACAAGACTGATCTGATGCCCATGGAGAACATATCTGAAGAAGATCGGAAACTGATTGAAGAGATGAAAGCTGAGGCTATGAAGACTGCCATGGGAGCGAGCGAGGAAGCGGTGCTGTTGAAGATGAGTACACTGACGGAAGAGGGTGTGATGTCTGTGAAGAACGCCGCCTGCGAGAGGCTGTTGGATCAGAGGGTTGAGGCGAAGATGAAATCCAAGAAGATCAATGACCACTTGAACAGGTTCCATGTGGCGTTGCCGAAGCCTCGTGATAACATGGAAAGACCCGCTTGTATACCTCAGGTGGTTCTTGAGGCTAAAGCTGAGGAAGCTGCTGCTGAGAAGGAGAAGCGGAAGACGGAGAAAGATTTGGAAGAGGAGAACGGTGGAGCTGGTGTTTATTCTGCTAGTTTGAGGAAGCACTACATCTTGCATCATGAAGAGTGGAAGGATGACATAATGCCTGAGATTCTCGACGGTCATAACGTTGCTGACTTCATTGATCCAGATGTTTTGTTGAGGGTTGAGGAGTTGGAACGTGAAGAAGAGATGAGGCTGGCTAGCGCTGAAGAAGATGATTCCGATATGGACGGGGAAGAGCTCACGGAGGAGCAGAAGCAGCAGCTTGCCAAGATTAGGAACAAGAAAGCTGTGCTCATTCGAGAGCATAGGCTCAAGAAGACCGTTGCGCAGAACAGATCAACCGTTCCAAGGAAGTTTGACAAGGACAAGAAGTATACAACTAAGAGAATGGGTAGGGAACTATCTTCTCTGGGGCTTGATCCGTCTTCTGCAGTGGACCGTGCAAGGAGCAAGTCGAGAGGGAGGAAGAGGGATCGATCAGAAGATGCAGCAGGTGACGACGCGATGGAAGTGGATGATGAGCAACAGGCTAACAAGAAGCTGCGTGTGAGGTCAAGGTCGAGGTCTATGTCGATAGCGAGATCACAGTCAAGGCCACCTCCACATGAAGTTGTGCCTGGTGAAGGGTTCAAAGACTCTACTCAGAAGAAAGCGGCTCTTAAGATTAGCAATAGCTCTCACAAAAAGAGAGACAAGAATGCAAGACGCGGTGAAGCTGATAGAGTTATCCCAACTCTGAGACCTAAGCACTTGTTCTCAGGGAAGAGAGGTAAAGGAAAGACGGATAGGCGTTGA
- the LOC108861407 gene encoding uncharacterized protein LOC108861407, with protein sequence MEFDIPLPEELELLEANSYYPEEEEDDDYLNFEEAPYPYPIDGDEEEEERVAEKERNIRQSESPDKNACKRPRSQVSDPIVNLDEDSSPAAEKRSKIDDNNRGEVEDEEWLRVPPPVKKVVHVMEEEEEEMIIPQETILSRYASEIDGECFPITAPDGGDRVYARFCRALGDEEVKKLDVKAKSNGLIKDPISVLLEQSEKEAFNKVLQASSEDQNGTIAAETSVMHERLWVDKYSPSSFTELLSDEQTNREVLLWLKQWDASVFGSEIRSTTDEVLSALKRHSTPSHRQKSDSAFTRKKQFNRWNKESSSFSKNSDVSDSNATDNHDMRNKKSKLIGPPEQKILLLCGPPGLGKTTLAHVAAKHCGYRVVEINASDERSAAAIETRILDVVQMNSVTADARPKCLVIDEIDGALGDGKGAVDVILKMVLAEKKQATGKENIDNGKTSSKKERRTAPLSRPVICICNDLYVPALRPLRQIAKVHIFVQPTVSRVVNRLKYICNMEGMKTRSFGLSALADYTECDIRSCLNTLQFLNKKNETLNVIDIGSQVVGRKDMSKSLFDIWKEIFNKRKMKRERSDGASGSEAKKFDFLHSLVSSRGDYDLIFDGIHENVLQLQYHDPAMDKTVSCLDCLGTSDLLHRYIMRTQQMHLYAYLPSLVIPIHRRVAQIQRPTIQWPKSYHRCRTLLVEKQESLRTWHHKIPPSISIGRHLSIKSFVEDSVSPLLHILSPPTLRPVASHLLSEKQKDQLASLVMLMHSYSLTYKNVKLDPAMSNLREGAASDASILALDPHLFDFISFKGRQYKHHVLTLAMKQVLVHEVEKQKILQASGGRSGILSKPEIKKTNPDVVRKTNAASKESHRNPVTSKPPSVSVENATTSKPKPSDVKKASRSALSFFDRFRKSRKDYEDPEDVQKRATAKRDSRPLLFKFNEGFTNAVKRPVRMREFLL encoded by the exons ATGGAATTCGATATCCCGTTACCGGAGGAGCTTGAGCTTCTCGAAGCCAACTCTTACTAtcccgaagaagaagaagatgacgacTACCTAAACTTCGAGGAGGCGCCGTATCCTTACCCAATCGACggcgatgaagaagaagaagagcgcGTCGCGGAGAAGGAGCGTAATATCCGACAATCGGAATCTCCTGATAAAAACGCCTGTAAACGTCCCAGGAGTCAAGTGTCCGATCCGATTGTCAATCTCGACGAAGACTCTTCTCCAGCCgcggagaagagaagcaaaatCGATGATAATAATCGGGGAGAGGTGGAGGATGAGGAGTGGTTACGAGTACCACCGCCGGTTAAGAAAGTGGTCCATGttatggaggaggaggaagaagaaatgATCATTCCCCAGGAGACTATCTTGTCCAG ATACGCTTCTGAGATAGACGGGGAGTGTTTTCCGATAACTGCACCGGACGGAGGAGATAGGGTTTATGCGAGATTCTGCCGAGCTTTGGGAGATGAAGAGGTGAAGAAATTGGATGTGAAAGCCAAGTCCAATG GTCTTATTAAAGATCCCATCAGTGTTCTTCTAGAACAATCAGAGAAAGAGGCATTTAACAAG GTCTTGCAAGCTAGTTCCGAGGATCAGAATGGAACCATCGCTGCAGAAACATCTGTAATGCATGAAAGGCTCTGGGTGGACAAATATTCTCCGAGCTCGTTTACCGAGCTTCTCAGTGATGAGCAGACCAATCGGGAG GTTCTGTTATGGCTTAAGCAGTGGGATGCTTCTGTTTTTGGATCTGAAATTAGGAGCACGACAGATGAAGTATTGTCAGCTTTGAAACGGCATTCAACACCAAGCCATCGTCAAAAATCAGATTCAGCTTTTACAAGGAAAAAACAGTTCAACAGATGGAATAAAGAAAGTTcttcattttctaaaaattcaGACGTGAGTGATAGCAACGCTACAGATAATCATGACATGCGGAACAAAAAGTCAAAACTTATTGGTCCTCCAGAGCAGAAG ATCCTTCTGCTTTGTGGTCCCCCAGGGCTTGGAAAGACTACGCTTGCTCATGTTGCAGCTAAGCATTGTGGATATCGCGTTGTTGAG ATCAATGCTAGTGACGAGCGATCAGCAGCAGCCATTGAAACTAGAATTCTTGATGTAGTTCAGATGAACTCTGTCACAGCTGACGCTAGACCTAAATGTTTG GTGATTGATGAGATAGATGGAGCTCTTGGTGATGGAAAAGGAGCAGTAGATGTTATTCTAAAGATG GTGTTGGCGGAAAAGAAGCAGGCTACAGGCAAGGAAAATATAGATAATGGGAAGACTTCCTCAAAGAAGGAGCGGCGAACAGCACCACTATCAAGACCCGTCATTTGTATATGTAATGACTTATATGTACCAGCTCTTAGACCTCTGCGACAAATAGCGAA GGTTCATATATTTGTTCAACCAACAGTGAGTCGTGTGGTGAACAG GCTCAAGTATATTTGTAACATGGAGGGGATGAAAACAAGATCATTCGGTCTTAGTGCTCTTGCGGATTACACTG AATGCGATATACGCTCTTGCTTGAACACTCTGCAATTTCTTAACAAGAAGAATGAAACCCTCAATGTG ATCGACATTGGTTCTCAAGTTGTTGGGCGGAAAGACATGTCAAAAAGTCTCTTTGATATCTGGAAAGAG ATATTCAACAAGAGAAAAATGAAACGAGAACGCTCTGATGGCGCTTCTGGCAGTGAGgcaaaaaaatttgatttcttaCACTCCCTTGTATCGAGTCG GGGTGATTATGATTTGATTTTCGATGGAATACATGAAAACGTTTTGCAGCTTCAATATCATGATCCCGCGATGGACAAAACA GTTAGCTGCTTGGACTGTCTTGGAACTTCTGATTTGCTGCATCGATATATTATGCGCACCCAGCAAATGCATCTCTACG CTTATTTACCTAGCCTGGTGATACCTATACATCGTCGAGTGGCCCAGATTCAGAGACCAACTATTCAGTGGCCTAAGTCATATCACAG ATGTCGCACGCTTTTGGTGGAAAAGCAGGAGTCCCTGCGAACTTGGCACCACAAGATACCTCCCTCTATCTCTATTGGGAGGCATTTGTCGATCAAGTCTTTCGTAGAAGACTCTGTTTCCCCGCTATTGCATATTCTTTCTCCACCAACTCTTAGACCA GTGGCATCACATTTGCTGTCAGAGAAGCAAAAGGATCAACTGGCGAGTTTGGTCATGCTTATGCATTCATATTCTTTGACTTATAAGAATGTGAAACTTGACCCTGCTATGAGTAACCTCAGGGAGGGTGCTGCTTCTGATGCTTCAATTCTTGCTTTAGATCCACATCTATTTGATTTCATTAGTTTCAAG GGTCGCCAATATAAACATCACGTACTCACCTTAGCAATGAAACAAGTGTTGGTACATGAA GTTGAGAAGCAGAAGATATTGCAAGCAAGTGGAGGAAGGTCCGGGATCTTGAGCAAACCcgaaattaagaaaacaaatccaGACGTAGTCAGGAAAACTAATGCTGCATCAAAGGAGAGTCACAGAAATCCAGTTACCTCAAAACCTCCATCAGTCTCAGTGGAAAACGCCACAACTTCAAAACCCAAACCTAGTGATGTGAAAAAAGCATCTCGCAGCGCCCTTAGTTTCTTCGACAG GTTTAGGAAGTCGAGGAAAGATTACGAAGATCCAGAGGATGTACAAAAGCGAGCAACAGCAAAAAGAGATTCACGTCCTCTTCTCTTCAAGTTTAACGAG GGTTTCACAAATGCTGTGAAGAGACCTGTTAGAATGCGAGAGTTCCTACTATGA
- the LOC108861435 gene encoding vesicle-associated membrane protein 721, whose product MSQQSLIYSFVARGTVILVEFTDFKGNFTTIAAQCLQKLPSSNNKFTYNCDGHTFNYLVEDGFTYCVVAVESAGRQIPMAFLERVKEDFNKRYGGGKAATAQANSLNKEFGSKLKEHMQYCMDHPDEISKLAKVKAQVSEVKGVMMENIEKVLDRGEKIELLVDKTENLRSQAQDFRTTGTQMRRKMWLQNMKIKLIVLAIIIALILIIVLSVCHGFKC is encoded by the exons ATGTCGCAACAGTCGCTGATCTACAGCTTCGTGGCACGCGGGACGGTGATCCTCGTGGAGTTCACAGATTTCAAAGGCAACTTCACAACCATCGCCGCACAGTGCCTCCAGAAGCTTCCCTCTTCCAACAACAAGTTCACCTACAACTGCGACGGTCACACCTTCAACTACCTCGTCGAAGATGGCTTCA CTTACTGTGTTGTTGCGGTTGAATCTGCTGGGAGGCAGATCCCGATGGCCTTTTTGGAGAGAGTTAAGGAGGATTTTAACAAGAGATATGGTGGGGGAAAGGCTGCAACTGCTCAAGCTAACAGCTTGAATAAAGAGTTCGG CTCTAAGCTGAAGGAGCACATGCAGTACTGTATGGATCATCCTGATGAGATTAGCAAGCTTGCTAAGGTGAAGGCTCAAGTGTCTGAGGTTAAGGGTGTTATGATGGAGAACATCGAGAAG GTTCTTGACCGTGGTGAGAAAATTGAGCTTCTGGTGGACAAAACCGAGAACCTTCGCTCACAG GCACAAGACTTCAGAACAACAGGGACGCAGATGAGAAGAAAGATGTGGCTTCAGAACATGAAGATAAAACTCATAGTTCTCGCCATCATCATCGCACTGATTCTCATAATCGTGCTCTCAGTTTGCCATGGCTTCAAGTGCTAA
- the LOC108861426 gene encoding protein SULFUR DEFICIENCY-INDUCED 2: MMSLRRGGERQDFPAAYNVVHKLPHGDSPYVRAKHVQLVEKDAEAAIELFWKAIRARDRVDSALKDMALLMKQQNRAEEAIDAIHSFRYLCSRQAQESLDNVLIDLYKKCGRIEEQVELLKQKLWMIYQGEAFNGKPTKTARSHGKKFQVTVEKETSRILGNLGWAYMQLKDYTAAETVYRKAQVVEPDANKACNLCTCLIKQGKVDEARTILYRDVLQEKREGFDDDSRLKVRVQELLSELEPVVASSVSVECEVGMDEIAVVEGIDEFMKEWRRPLRTRRLPIFEEILPLRDQLAC; this comes from the exons atGATGAGTctgagaagaggaggagaaagaCAAGACTTTCCGGCAGCGTACAACGTTGTCCATAAGCTGCCTCACGGTGACAGTCCTTATGTCCGAGCAAAACATGTTCAG CTAGTGGAGAAGGATGCAGAAGCAGCGATAGAGCTGTTCTGGAAAGCGATCAGAGCGAGGGACAGAGTGGACAGCGCTCTTAAAGACATGGCTTTGCTTATGAAACAACAGAACAGAGCAGAAGAAGCCATTGATGCGATTCATTCCTTTAGGTATCTTTGTTCGAGACAAGCTCAAGAATCACTCGACAATGTCCTCATCGATCTCTACAag AAGTGTGGGAGGATAGAAGAGCAAGTCGAGCTATTGAAGCAGAAGCTTTGGATGATATACCAAGGAGAAGCGTTCAACGGGAAGCCGACGAAGACGGCGAGATCTCACGGGAAGAAGTTTCAGGTCACGGTCGAGAAGGAGACGTCTAGGATCTTG GGGAACTTGGGATGGGCTTATATGCAGCTAAAAGACTACACAGCGGCTGAAACCGTGTACCGTAAAGCTCAAGTTGTAGAGCCTGATGCAAACAAGGCTTGTAATCTGTGCACTTGTCTCATCAAGCAAGGGAAAGTCGACGAGGCGAGGACGATTCTGTATCGCGATGTGTTgcaagagaagagagaagggTTTGATGATGATTCGAGGTTGAAGGTTCGAGTTCAAGAGCTGCTGAGCGAGCTAGAGCCTGTTGTCGCTTCTTCTGTGTCTGTGGAATGTGAAGTCGGTATGGATGAGATCGCGGTCGTTGAAGGGATTGACGAGTTTATGAAAGAATGGAGGAGGCCTTTGAGGACGAGAAGGCTTCCGATTTTCGAAGAGATCTTACCACTGAGAGATCAACTGGCTTGTTGA
- the LOC108861445 gene encoding uncharacterized protein LOC108861445, whose protein sequence is MVLASEEEEKEEEDGCQKTSRQRDTEEEEAAPPYPASLAISKATSRSKRRLRKGWNRGK, encoded by the coding sequence ATGGTCTTGGCTtccgaggaggaggagaaggaggaagaagacggtTGCCAAAAAACCAGCCGTCAAAGAGACACGGAGGAGGAAGAAGCTGCACCGCCGTATCCAGCGAGCCTTGCCATCTCAAAAGCAACCTCAAGGTCAAAACGGAGGTTGAGAAAGGGTTGGAACAGAGGAAAGTAA
- the LOC108861416 gene encoding uncharacterized protein LOC108861416, with product MASMIDITNYGHSPVHRAVVTRDYAALKKLLSSLPKMRDPSEVRNEAASVAEETKADSIASVIDRRDVINRDTALHLAVKLGDETSAEMLMASGADWSLQNEQGWSALQEAICGREERIAMIIVRHYQPLAWAKWCRRLPRLVATMHRMRDFYMEITFHFESSVIPFISRVAPSDTYKIWKRGANLRADMTLAGFDGFRIQRSDQTILFLGDGSEDGKVPSGSLLMISHKDKEIMNALDGAGAPASEDEVRQEVAAMSKTSIFRPGIDVTQAVLFPQLTWRRQERSEMVGGWKAKVYDMHNVVVSIKSRRVPGAMTDEELFSNKDQENETTESEDLGDVLTEDERRQLELALKVDSPEGGGGGGSCNTPRVDRDIPIMDGNGCCKQEKKGWFGGWRKREEGHSKRSSVPPRSSLCVDEKVSDLLEDDGRQIKPGIHSTANTLTRDASKASTSEGSGSSSKRKDGSSSSSRENEYKKGLRPVLWLSERFPLQTKELLPLLDILANKVKAIRRLRELMTTKLPSGTFPVKVAIPVIPTIRVLVTFTKFEELEAMEDEFVTPPSSPTSNVKNSPREETQGSSSGSSSSWFQWIKTPSQRPSTGSSSGGFSSSGKAENDQDPFAIPRGYNWITSEEKKKKIQEKNKAKKSKSSSQNS from the exons ATGGCGAGCATGATTGATATTACCAATTATGGTCACAGCCCCGTCCACCGAGCTGTCGTCACTAGAGACTACGCCGCGCTCAAGAAACTACTCTCCTCTCTCCCCAAGATGCGCGACCCTTCAGAGGTCAGAAACGAAGCAGCTTCAGTAGCCGAAGAGACGAAAGCCGACTCCATCGCGTCCGTTATCGACAGACGCGATGTAATTAACCGAGACACTGCTCTCCACTTAGCAGTAAAGCTCGGAGACGAGACCTCCGCGGAGATGCTGATGGCATCGGGAGCTGACTGGAGCCTTCAGAACGAGCAAGGGTGGAGCGCGTTGCAGGAAGCTATCTGCGGTAGAGAGGAGAGGATCGCGATGATTATCGTTAGGCATTATCAGCCTCTTGCGTGGGCTAAATGGTGCAGGAGGTTGCCTAGGCTTGTGGCTACTATGCATAGGATGAGAGACTTTTACATGGAGATCACTTTCCATTTCGAGAGCTCGGTGATTCCTTTTATATCAAGAGTGGCGCCGTCCGATACTTACAAGATCTGGAAGAGAGGTGCTAACTTGAGAGCGGATATGACGTTGGCTGGATTCGATGGGTTCAGGATACAGAGGTCTGATCAGACTATACTCTTCCTCGGAGACGGGTCTGAAGACGGTAAGGTTCCTTCTGGCTCTCTCCTTATGATATCTCATAAAGATAAAGAGATTATGAATGCGTTGGACGGTGCTGGCGCTCCTGCTTCGGAGGATGAGGTTCGTCAGGAAGTGGCTGCGATGTCGAAAACGAGCATATTTAGGCCCGGGATCGACGTGACGCAAGCGGTTCTGTTTCCGCAGCTGACGTGGAGGCGTCAGGAGAGGAGTGAGATGGTTGGGGGGTGGAAGGCTAAGGTTTACGATATGCATAATGTGGTTGTTAGTATTAAGTCGAGGAGAGTTCCCGGTGCGATGACCGATGAGGAGCTTTTCTCGAATAAGGATCAAGAGAACGAGACTACAGAGAGCGAGGATCTTGGAGATGTGTTGACGGAAGATGAGAGGAGGCAGCTGGAGTTAGCTCTCAAGGTGGATTCAccagaaggaggaggaggaggagggtctTGTAACACTCCTCGTGTGGACAGGGACATTCCTATAATGGATGGGAACGGGTGCTGCAAACAGGAGAAGAAAGGATGGTTTGGTGGGTGGAGGAAACGGGAGGAAGGTCACAGCAAACGAAGTAGTGTTCCTCCGAGAAGTTCGCTTTGTGTTGATGAGAAAGTAAGTGATCTTCTTGAAGACGATGGGAGACAGATAAAACCTGGAATACACTCAACAGCTAATACACTCACGAGAGATGCGTCAAAAGCTTCAACATCAGAAGGAAGCGGGAGTAGTAGTAAGAGAAAGGATGGTAGTAGTAGCAGTAGCAGAGAGAACGAGTACAAGAAAGGACTAAGACCGGTTCTTTGGCTTTCCGAGAGATTCCCATTACAGACAAAGGAGCTTCTTCCACTGCTTGATATCCTTGCAAACAAAGTCAAAGCGATACGGCGTTTGAGGGAGCTTATGACCACTAAACTACCATCCGGAACATTCCCTGTCAAG GTGGCTATTCCGGTGATCCCTACGATTAGAGTACTTGTTACGTTTACGAAGTTTGAAGAGCTAGAAGCTATGGAAGATGAGTTTGTAACGCCACCATCAAGCCCTACTTCCAACGTCAAGAACAGTCCTAGAGAGGAAACACAAGGGTCATCATCAGGCTCATCGTCCTCATGGTTTCAATGGATCAAAACACCTAGCCAACGTCCGTCAACAGGGTCTAGTTCTGGAGGGTTTAGTAGTAGTGGTAAAGCTGAAAACGATCAAGACCCGTTTGCAATTCCAAGGGGGTACAACTGGATCACAtctgaagagaagaaaaagaagatacaAGAGAAGAATAAAGCTAAGAAGAGCAAGTCATCATCTCAGAACAGCTGA